The Armatimonadota bacterium genome window below encodes:
- the fsa gene encoding fructose-6-phosphate aldolase: MKLFVDTGDLDEVKKAAEWGVIDGVTTNPTLIAKTGKPFKEVVLKICELMPEGAISAEVVATDYDTMLKEALEISSWSPQIVVKVPLIENGVKLVSTLTDKGIRTNVTLVFSVSQALMAAKAGATYISNFVGRVDDNGADGMDAVRDTVEMVNTYGFDSEVLVASVRHPLHVLESIRAGAHVATMPLKTLEMMFKHPMTDSGLDRFLADWNKAGLSIF; encoded by the coding sequence ATGAAGCTCTTTGTTGATACCGGTGATTTGGACGAAGTAAAAAAGGCGGCTGAATGGGGCGTGATCGACGGAGTCACCACCAACCCAACCCTCATCGCCAAAACCGGAAAACCCTTCAAAGAAGTCGTCCTCAAGATCTGCGAACTGATGCCCGAAGGCGCAATCTCCGCCGAAGTCGTCGCCACCGACTACGACACCATGCTCAAAGAAGCCCTGGAAATCAGCAGCTGGTCCCCCCAAATCGTCGTCAAGGTCCCCCTCATCGAGAACGGCGTCAAGCTCGTCTCCACCCTCACCGACAAAGGAATCCGCACCAACGTCACCCTCGTCTTCTCCGTCAGCCAGGCCCTCATGGCCGCCAAAGCCGGCGCAACCTACATCTCCAACTTCGTCGGCCGAGTCGACGATAACGGAGCCGACGGAATGGACGCCGTCCGCGACACCGTCGAAATGGTCAACACCTACGGCTTCGACAGCGAAGTCCTCGTCGCCTCCGTCCGACACCCGCTCCACGTCCTAGAGTCAATCCGAGCCGGCGCCCACGTCGCCACCATGCCGCTCAAGACGCTAGAAATGATGTTCAAACACCCCATGACCGACTCCGGCCTCGACCGCTTCCTAGCTGACTGGAACAAAGCCGGCCTCAGCATTTTCTAG
- a CDS encoding DUF6544 family protein gives MNVLENLWNIESPTPQVFDPFMTENLPIAARNYITRAIAAGTPIASAVRLEMKGEIKLNNQWLPFEATQVVRNNHGFVWRAHVIRGMAGISGYDRLIDGEGEMKWKVLGLIPVMTAHGPDITRSTAGRMATEYTLLPSAQLDPKILWKELSETSVSLRREIAGIETDLTLEIEKSGTLKSASLNRWGNPDGNEFQNTPFGAELSEEVTYGGYTIPTKICAGWQYGTSHFDEGEFFRAEITSGEFK, from the coding sequence GTGAACGTCCTCGAAAACCTCTGGAACATCGAATCGCCAACGCCCCAGGTCTTCGACCCGTTCATGACGGAGAACTTGCCCATTGCCGCCCGAAACTACATCACTCGAGCCATCGCCGCCGGAACCCCCATCGCCAGCGCCGTTCGCCTCGAAATGAAAGGCGAGATCAAGCTAAACAACCAATGGCTCCCCTTCGAAGCGACCCAAGTCGTTCGCAACAATCATGGCTTCGTCTGGCGAGCCCACGTGATTCGAGGAATGGCTGGAATCTCCGGTTACGATCGCCTCATCGACGGCGAAGGCGAAATGAAGTGGAAAGTGCTTGGTCTGATCCCCGTAATGACCGCCCACGGCCCCGACATCACCCGCTCCACCGCCGGACGAATGGCGACCGAATACACACTGCTCCCCTCTGCCCAGCTCGATCCCAAAATTCTTTGGAAGGAACTCTCTGAGACGTCCGTTTCCCTCCGTCGAGAAATCGCCGGCATCGAAACCGACCTCACCCTCGAAATCGAAAAGTCCGGTACCCTCAAATCCGCATCGCTCAACCGCTGGGGAAACCCCGACGGAAACGAGTTCCAAAACACTCCGTTCGGCGCCGAACTATCCGAAGAGGTCACCTACGGCGGCTACACCATCCCGACGAAAATTTGCGCCGGTTGGCAGTACGGAACAAGCCACTTCGACGAAGGCGAATTTTTTCGCGCGGAAATCACGTCCGGTGAGTTCAAGTGA
- a CDS encoding terminase family protein — protein sequence MQSFLQWLAPVWRPHPGQERFLLARASTKVLACGRRWGKTDACAVQVIAGLHSDEPKRTLLVAPTLEQASFLFRRLRRLIEQLVNKGIWELRFRSVPTFREKKMDLIMGDHSVVARSAHSGNNLRGDEATDIIIDEAAFVKGEIVHEILTPMMATSEGTLTMISTPNGQDHFYEAFQEGLANTDEFWSLQAPSSDNPKVRREFLEQQRSRLSASAYATEYEAQFVQREGLVFDRKAVEACTVAETEIDIPGPTIIAVDWAHYRDHSALVVIKGFRAKASVLEIDRRQGTEWQDQIAWVKGVLERHPNARLICDTTGGGDSITAWLRKELPSVSIRSFVFTAESKPALIDGLVSAFEQRALQIPPHEDLKKELENVHATRTGSGHTRLAAKSGHDDLVMALAMAVRDLPHAHRMILTTNPRN from the coding sequence ATGCAAAGTTTTCTTCAGTGGCTCGCCCCCGTATGGCGGCCGCATCCTGGGCAGGAGAGGTTTTTGCTGGCTCGGGCCAGCACAAAGGTGCTTGCTTGTGGTCGGCGGTGGGGCAAGACGGATGCGTGTGCCGTACAAGTCATTGCTGGGCTTCATAGCGATGAGCCGAAGCGGACGCTTCTGGTTGCGCCCACTCTAGAGCAAGCCAGCTTTCTGTTCCGGCGCCTTCGACGGCTGATCGAGCAACTTGTGAACAAGGGGATTTGGGAGCTTCGCTTTCGGTCGGTTCCCACGTTTCGGGAGAAGAAGATGGACCTAATCATGGGTGATCACTCGGTGGTTGCCCGTTCGGCTCATTCCGGGAACAATCTGCGAGGCGATGAGGCGACGGACATCATCATTGATGAAGCCGCGTTTGTAAAAGGCGAAATCGTTCACGAAATCCTGACTCCAATGATGGCGACCTCGGAAGGAACCCTCACGATGATCAGCACGCCGAATGGGCAGGATCACTTCTATGAAGCGTTCCAGGAGGGCTTAGCGAACACCGACGAGTTCTGGTCGCTTCAGGCACCAAGCAGCGATAATCCCAAAGTTCGGCGGGAGTTTTTGGAGCAACAGAGGAGCCGTCTGAGCGCCAGTGCATACGCTACTGAGTACGAGGCTCAGTTTGTGCAACGCGAAGGCCTCGTCTTCGATCGCAAAGCGGTAGAGGCGTGCACGGTTGCCGAAACGGAGATTGACATTCCGGGTCCTACGATCATCGCCGTCGACTGGGCGCACTACCGAGACCATTCCGCATTGGTGGTGATCAAGGGATTCCGGGCGAAGGCAAGCGTGCTCGAGATTGATCGAAGGCAGGGCACCGAGTGGCAGGATCAGATTGCTTGGGTCAAAGGCGTTCTTGAACGTCATCCCAACGCCCGGCTGATTTGTGACACCACCGGCGGTGGGGATAGCATTACGGCCTGGCTCCGAAAGGAGCTACCTAGCGTTTCGATCCGGTCGTTTGTCTTCACCGCGGAGTCGAAGCCCGCCTTGATTGACGGCCTGGTGAGTGCCTTCGAGCAGCGCGCGCTCCAGATTCCTCCGCACGAGGACCTGAAGAAGGAACTCGAAAACGTCCACGCAACTCGGACGGGCAGTGGCCACACCCGCTTGGCGGCTAAGAGCGGTCACGACGACCTCGTAATGGCTCTGGCGATGGCCGTGAGAGACCTTCCACATGCTCACCGAATGATCTTGACGACGAATCCAAGAAATTAG
- a CDS encoding PEP-CTERM sorting domain-containing protein has translation MKPALFLGLLGLATLGYGQNLLLNPGFEAVPDNSQGQGYLPNDWITISSSPDTYTNDGSYGLAPTAFGNFTGITAHSGNAWVAGWSAGPEAFGQTLAAPLTGNQTYTLSGWLHQAVRGDLDNPGGYQISLLNSSDSSFVVLTNLGDTVSVAQGWRFYSSTFVAPSNTANFDTVVFSPTTAGGGSYPGIDDVSLTPVPEPASIGAITIGLAVLARRRRK, from the coding sequence ATGAAACCTGCATTGTTTCTAGGATTGCTTGGGCTTGCAACTCTCGGCTATGGCCAGAACCTCCTCCTCAACCCCGGATTCGAAGCCGTGCCCGACAACAGCCAAGGCCAGGGCTACTTGCCAAACGATTGGATCACAATTTCGTCATCACCAGACACCTACACCAACGACGGCTCTTACGGCCTTGCCCCCACCGCCTTCGGAAACTTCACCGGGATCACTGCCCACAGCGGTAATGCCTGGGTCGCCGGCTGGTCCGCCGGACCCGAGGCCTTCGGCCAAACCCTCGCCGCTCCGCTTACCGGCAACCAAACCTACACCCTCTCCGGCTGGCTCCATCAAGCCGTCCGAGGAGACCTCGATAACCCTGGCGGCTACCAAATCAGCCTCCTCAACTCGTCCGACTCCAGTTTCGTGGTTCTCACCAACCTCGGCGACACCGTCTCCGTAGCCCAAGGTTGGCGCTTCTATAGCTCGACCTTCGTCGCCCCATCGAATACCGCAAACTTCGACACAGTCGTTTTCTCACCCACCACCGCGGGTGGCGGCTCCTACCCCGGCATCGACGACGTCTCGCTCACCCCCGTCCCCGAACCCGCAAGCATTGGGGCCATCACAATCGGCCTCGCCGTTCTCGCTCGTCGCCGGCGAAAATAG
- a CDS encoding zinc-dependent alcohol dehydrogenase family protein: MKALVYLAPGQMKLENRPRARVMEPSDAVVKMVKTTICGTDLHIMKGDIPSCAPGRILGHEGVGIVESIGSGVSQFKVGDHVLISCITSCGKCDFCRRQMYSHCTTGGWILGNTIDGTQAEFVRIPYADNSLYHAPVGVDEEALVMLSDIIPTGFEKGVLNGKVKPGGTVAIIGAGPIGLGVVLTAQFFSPAKIIVIDMDDNRLAAATRLGATDVINNRDGQAVAKVMALTNGLGVDTAIEAVGMAASFETCQAVIGVGGVIANIGVHGEKVDLELNRLWDRNISITTGLVDTESTRMLLAIVKSGKIDPSLLITHHFKLADIVSAYETFGQASKTHALKVIIEA, from the coding sequence ATGAAAGCGCTGGTGTACCTTGCGCCGGGACAGATGAAACTTGAGAATCGGCCACGGGCGAGGGTCATGGAGCCTAGTGATGCGGTGGTGAAGATGGTGAAGACGACCATTTGCGGAACGGACTTGCACATCATGAAGGGCGATATTCCGTCCTGTGCTCCGGGGCGGATTTTGGGACATGAGGGGGTTGGGATTGTTGAGTCAATTGGCTCGGGCGTTTCGCAGTTTAAGGTCGGCGACCACGTTTTGATCTCCTGCATTACGTCGTGCGGGAAGTGTGATTTCTGTCGTCGGCAGATGTATTCGCACTGTACGACGGGCGGGTGGATTTTGGGGAATACGATTGACGGGACTCAGGCGGAGTTTGTGCGGATTCCTTATGCTGACAATAGCCTTTACCATGCTCCGGTCGGGGTTGATGAGGAGGCACTGGTCATGTTGAGTGACATTATTCCGACCGGGTTTGAGAAGGGGGTTTTGAACGGGAAGGTGAAGCCGGGCGGGACGGTTGCAATTATTGGCGCGGGGCCGATTGGGCTGGGAGTTGTTCTGACGGCGCAGTTCTTTTCGCCGGCGAAGATTATTGTGATTGACATGGATGACAATCGGCTTGCGGCGGCGACTCGGCTGGGGGCAACGGATGTGATTAATAATCGCGACGGGCAGGCGGTGGCGAAGGTGATGGCTTTGACCAATGGACTGGGAGTTGATACGGCGATTGAGGCGGTTGGGATGGCGGCTTCGTTTGAGACTTGTCAGGCGGTGATTGGCGTTGGTGGAGTGATTGCCAATATTGGCGTTCACGGCGAGAAGGTTGATCTTGAGCTGAATCGGCTTTGGGATCGGAATATCTCGATCACCACGGGCCTGGTTGATACTGAGAGCACTCGGATGCTGCTCGCGATTGTTAAGAGTGGGAAGATTGATCCTTCTCTTCTGATCACCCACCACTTTAAGTTGGCGGATATTGTTTCGGCTTACGAGACCTTTGGGCAGGCGTCGAAGACTCATGCTTTGAAGGTGATTATCGAGGCTTGA
- a CDS encoding HI0074 family nucleotidyltransferase substrate-binding subunit: MSKSRDVLSSLERAMLKFEESSHFPDDEVHLDSQIQRFEFTFELCGKLMRAMLADGGNPTFGVNLTFRTAAAAGYIDNPREWIDYADTRNKASHVYDEEMARAVLAVALGPFIADARKFLTFAQTYLAKNNDQD, encoded by the coding sequence ATGAGCAAGTCGCGTGATGTGTTGTCCTCCTTGGAGCGGGCAATGCTCAAGTTTGAAGAGTCGAGTCATTTTCCTGATGACGAGGTACACCTTGACTCCCAGATTCAGCGATTTGAGTTCACGTTTGAACTCTGCGGCAAGTTGATGCGGGCAATGCTGGCCGATGGTGGAAATCCGACATTCGGAGTGAATCTCACGTTTAGAACTGCTGCCGCGGCGGGCTATATCGACAATCCACGCGAATGGATCGACTATGCTGATACTCGTAACAAGGCTTCTCATGTTTACGACGAGGAGATGGCCCGAGCAGTTCTAGCCGTCGCGCTTGGACCGTTTATTGCCGACGCGAGAAAATTTCTGACGTTTGCTCAAACCTATCTGGCGAAAAACAATGACCAGGATTGA
- a CDS encoding glutamate mutase L: MSKDIRRIVATDCGSTTTKAILIERNDKGEYRLVARGEAPTTVERPFEDVTIGVLNALTELEEITEQTVPSGYEAGRRTLLKDGTVHRLSKDDVATGTSSGPLDGSDYYVSTSSAGGGLQMMVAGVVKAMSAESAERAALGAGAILMDTLAVDDGRKDFQKVERLRQLRPDIILMSGGTDGGNVDRLVEMAEVIRRADPKPRFGDMQLPVIFAGNVQAREKVAGVLGDGIATKIVDNLRPALDAENLGPAREEIHEMFLEHVMQQAPGYSKLLDWASFEVMATPNAVGKLLNEYARQEGINVLGVDIGGATTDVFSVFEATPGGERIYNRTVSANLGMSYSICNVLKEAGVENIARWLPFEIDPAEVRNRLRNKMIRPTTIPQTYEDLLIEHAVSREALRLAFEHHKSLARNLTGSSQQRDVGQIFDQESSGSTLVNMMKLDMVIGSGGVLSHAPNRAQAALMMMDSYQPEGITMLTVDSIFMMPHLGVLSEHLYDAAKEVFERDCIVRVGTCVAPTGVGKPGEHCVRVHGSGIDESVPFGEIKVVPFLDSMGDSITVEPGRNFDVGAGKGKPVTVTKFDKARGSRNQTTNLIEGTVGLIIDARGRPYNVELGTPGRIEALRSFLTAFGLPLPK; the protein is encoded by the coding sequence ATGTCCAAAGATATCCGGCGCATCGTTGCAACCGACTGTGGATCGACTACTACCAAGGCGATTCTGATTGAACGGAATGACAAGGGCGAGTATCGCCTTGTTGCTCGGGGTGAGGCTCCGACGACGGTTGAGCGGCCGTTTGAGGACGTTACGATTGGGGTTTTGAACGCGCTGACCGAGCTTGAGGAGATTACTGAGCAGACGGTTCCTTCTGGCTATGAAGCTGGTCGTCGGACGCTTTTGAAGGACGGGACGGTTCATCGGCTTTCTAAGGATGATGTGGCTACGGGGACTTCGAGCGGGCCTTTGGATGGGTCGGACTATTACGTTTCGACTTCTTCGGCGGGCGGCGGATTGCAGATGATGGTCGCGGGCGTTGTTAAGGCGATGAGCGCGGAGTCGGCGGAGCGCGCGGCGCTGGGCGCGGGGGCGATTTTGATGGACACCTTGGCGGTTGATGATGGCCGAAAGGACTTCCAGAAGGTTGAGCGGCTTCGGCAGTTGCGGCCGGACATTATTCTGATGTCGGGCGGAACGGACGGCGGGAACGTTGATCGGTTGGTCGAGATGGCGGAGGTCATTCGCCGGGCGGATCCGAAGCCGCGGTTTGGAGATATGCAGCTGCCGGTTATTTTTGCCGGGAACGTGCAGGCTCGGGAGAAGGTTGCGGGCGTTTTGGGCGACGGGATTGCGACGAAGATCGTTGACAATTTGCGTCCGGCTTTGGATGCGGAGAACCTGGGTCCGGCGCGAGAAGAGATTCACGAGATGTTTTTGGAGCACGTTATGCAGCAGGCTCCGGGGTATTCGAAGTTGCTGGATTGGGCTTCGTTTGAGGTCATGGCGACTCCGAACGCGGTTGGTAAGTTGCTGAACGAATATGCGCGGCAGGAGGGGATTAACGTTCTGGGCGTGGATATTGGCGGAGCGACTACCGACGTTTTCTCGGTGTTTGAGGCAACTCCGGGTGGGGAGCGGATCTATAACCGAACGGTTTCGGCGAACCTGGGGATGTCGTACTCGATTTGTAACGTTTTGAAGGAAGCGGGGGTTGAGAACATTGCTCGCTGGCTGCCGTTCGAGATCGACCCGGCTGAGGTTCGGAACCGGTTGCGGAATAAGATGATTCGTCCGACGACGATTCCGCAGACTTATGAGGATTTGTTGATTGAGCACGCGGTTTCGCGCGAGGCTTTGCGGTTGGCGTTTGAGCACCACAAGTCGCTGGCGCGGAACCTGACGGGGTCGTCGCAGCAGCGCGATGTTGGACAGATTTTTGACCAGGAGTCGTCGGGTTCGACTCTGGTTAACATGATGAAGCTGGATATGGTGATTGGTTCGGGTGGGGTGCTTTCGCACGCGCCGAACCGGGCTCAGGCGGCGCTGATGATGATGGACTCCTACCAGCCTGAGGGCATTACGATGCTGACGGTTGACTCGATCTTCATGATGCCGCACCTTGGGGTGCTTTCTGAGCACTTGTATGATGCGGCGAAAGAGGTCTTTGAGCGAGATTGTATCGTTCGGGTTGGGACCTGTGTTGCTCCTACTGGAGTTGGCAAGCCGGGCGAGCACTGCGTTCGGGTGCACGGATCGGGCATTGACGAGTCGGTTCCTTTTGGGGAGATTAAGGTTGTTCCGTTCTTGGATTCGATGGGTGATTCGATTACGGTGGAGCCGGGGCGGAACTTTGATGTTGGTGCCGGAAAGGGCAAGCCGGTGACGGTGACGAAGTTTGACAAGGCTCGGGGTTCTCGAAATCAGACGACTAACCTGATTGAGGGGACGGTGGGGCTGATCATCGATGCTCGGGGCCGGCCTTATAATGTTGAGCTCGGGACTCCGGGGCGGATCGAGGCTCTGCGGTCGTTCTTGACGGCGTTTGGGTTGCCTCTGCCGAAGTAA
- a CDS encoding nucleotidyltransferase domain-containing protein, with the protein MSGAGYGLTEEEKAELWRLISSTISTEGREFFVFGSRAQNHAARFSDVDLGVDGRSLSSLERTNLEEAFEQSNFPYIVDLVEVEDMGDRFREIALRTRFFLGEVNEQVA; encoded by the coding sequence GTGTCTGGTGCCGGATATGGGTTGACGGAGGAAGAAAAAGCCGAGCTTTGGCGGCTGATTTCGTCGACGATTTCGACAGAAGGTCGTGAGTTTTTTGTGTTCGGGAGTCGGGCTCAGAACCATGCCGCTCGGTTTTCCGACGTAGATCTCGGTGTCGACGGGAGATCGCTCTCGTCATTGGAGAGGACGAACTTGGAAGAAGCATTTGAACAATCCAATTTTCCTTATATCGTTGATCTAGTGGAGGTTGAAGATATGGGAGATCGATTTCGCGAGATTGCACTACGGACACGTTTCTTCCTGGGAGAAGTGAATGAGCAAGTCGCGTGA